The Pseudodesulfovibrio sp. zrk46 genome contains a region encoding:
- a CDS encoding carbohydrate ABC transporter permease, giving the protein MQKRRLALIFYLALLFLPIYWMINMSLRTNADIMANFSLIPTDITFENYLKILTDPSWYSGYINSIIYVGINTTISLLTALPAAYAFSRYSFIGDKHVFFWLLTNRMAPAAVFLLPFFQLYSTFGLIDTHIAVALSHCLFNVPLAVWILEGFMSGVPREIDETAFIDGYSFPRFFIRVFIPLIRAGIGVTAFFCFMFSWVELLLARTLTTTAAKPIAATMTRTVSATGLDWGLLAAAGVLTIVPGALVIYFVRNHLAKGFALGRV; this is encoded by the coding sequence ATTCAAAAACGACGCCTTGCATTGATCTTTTATCTGGCCCTGTTGTTTCTCCCCATCTACTGGATGATCAACATGTCCCTGAGGACCAATGCGGATATCATGGCTAACTTCAGCCTGATCCCCACTGACATCACGTTTGAGAACTACTTGAAGATTCTGACGGACCCCTCCTGGTACTCCGGCTACATCAACTCAATCATCTACGTAGGTATCAACACCACCATCTCTTTGTTGACTGCACTGCCTGCTGCTTACGCGTTTTCTCGCTACAGCTTCATCGGCGACAAGCATGTCTTCTTCTGGCTGCTCACCAACCGCATGGCTCCGGCCGCGGTCTTCCTGCTGCCCTTCTTCCAGCTCTACTCCACCTTCGGCCTCATCGACACGCACATCGCGGTGGCTCTGTCCCACTGTCTGTTCAACGTGCCGCTGGCTGTCTGGATTCTGGAAGGCTTCATGTCCGGGGTACCGCGTGAGATTGATGAAACCGCCTTTATTGACGGCTACTCTTTCCCGCGCTTCTTCATCCGGGTCTTCATTCCGCTCATTCGCGCTGGTATCGGCGTAACGGCATTCTTCTGCTTCATGTTCAGCTGGGTTGAGCTGCTGCTCGCCCGTACGCTGACCACCACGGCAGCAAAGCCCATCGCCGCCACCATGACCCGTACGGTATCCGCCACCGGCCTCGACTGGGGACTGCTGGCCGCAGCCGGCGTCCTGACCATCGTGCCTGGAGCACTGGTCATCTACTTTGTCCGCAACCACCTCGCCAAGGGCTTTGCCCTGGGCCGAGTATAA
- a CDS encoding sugar ABC transporter permease: MNKWQDNRAWFLILPVFIIVAFSAVIPLMTVVNYSVQDIFGPGERFFVGVEWFREVLQDQRLHDALFRQLTFSMLVLLIEMPLGVGIALTMPKKGWASSATLVLIALPLLIPWNVIGTIWLIFARPDIGLFGAFINGLGYSFDYTATPMNAWGTVMLMEVWHWTPLVALLAYAGLRSIPEAYYQAAKIDGASSWSIFKYIQLPKMRGVLTIALLLRFMDSFLIYAEPFVLTGGGPGNSTTFLSIYLVKLAVGQFDLGPAAAFSLVYFLIVLLFCWLFYNALQAAGAEDN, encoded by the coding sequence ATGAATAAATGGCAAGACAATAGAGCCTGGTTTCTGATCCTTCCGGTCTTCATCATCGTTGCATTTTCCGCAGTCATCCCGCTGATGACCGTGGTAAACTACTCGGTGCAGGACATTTTCGGTCCGGGCGAACGTTTCTTTGTTGGCGTTGAATGGTTCCGCGAAGTCCTTCAGGACCAGCGACTCCATGACGCTCTGTTCAGACAGCTGACATTCTCCATGCTGGTACTTCTCATCGAAATGCCGCTGGGTGTTGGCATTGCACTGACCATGCCCAAAAAAGGCTGGGCATCTTCCGCCACACTGGTACTGATCGCCCTGCCGCTGCTCATTCCCTGGAACGTTATTGGCACCATCTGGCTGATCTTTGCCCGTCCTGATATCGGTCTCTTCGGAGCATTTATCAACGGCTTGGGATACAGTTTCGACTACACGGCGACGCCCATGAATGCATGGGGAACAGTCATGCTCATGGAAGTATGGCACTGGACGCCGCTGGTAGCACTGCTCGCTTACGCAGGTCTGCGCTCCATCCCTGAAGCATACTATCAGGCTGCCAAGATTGATGGCGCTTCCTCGTGGTCCATCTTCAAGTACATTCAGCTGCCCAAGATGCGCGGCGTGCTCACCATCGCACTCCTGCTTCGCTTTATGGACAGCTTCCTGATCTACGCCGAGCCCTTCGTCCTCACCGGCGGTGGCCCCGGCAACTCGACCACATTCCTGTCCATCTATCTCGTTAAACTCGCGGTAGGCCAGTTCGACCTCGGTCCGGCAGCAGCCTTCTCACTCGTCTACTTCCTTATTGTCCTGCTGTTCTGCTGGTTGTTCTACAACGCATTGCAAGCTGCAGGGGCGGAGGATAATTAA
- a CDS encoding ABC transporter ATP-binding protein, which produces MARIELNEIKHSYRPNPQSEDDFALKRIHTVWEDGGAYALLGPSGCGKTTMLNIISGLLKPSHGSISYDGTDVSAMQPEERNIAQVFQFPVLYDTMTVYQNLAFPLVNRGVDKAAIDKRVREIADALDLTDDLQKRAAGLSADAKQKISLGRGLVRSDVAAILFDEPLTVIDPHLKWELRRKLKEIHQEFKLTMIYVTHDQVEAMTFADKIVVMYEGEIVQMGTPEELFETPEHTFVGYFIGSPGMNFLECTIDGSKAKVKGAEIELEPEYAKKAIKTGGNLKIGIRPMYVGLEKDEVAGGVKATITGVEDQGFCKIITVKFGENMLKARIKDDRELPEGECWIVFPPEKVKIYSDERLVK; this is translated from the coding sequence ATGGCGCGTATCGAGTTAAACGAAATCAAGCACAGCTACCGCCCGAATCCGCAGAGTGAGGACGACTTCGCCCTGAAGCGTATTCACACTGTCTGGGAAGACGGCGGCGCATATGCATTGCTCGGCCCTTCCGGCTGCGGCAAGACCACCATGCTCAACATTATTTCCGGGTTGCTCAAGCCGTCCCACGGTTCCATCAGCTACGATGGAACGGACGTCTCGGCCATGCAGCCCGAAGAACGAAACATCGCTCAGGTGTTCCAGTTCCCGGTTCTCTACGACACCATGACCGTGTACCAGAACCTCGCCTTCCCCCTCGTCAACCGAGGCGTGGACAAGGCGGCCATCGACAAGCGTGTCCGCGAGATTGCCGACGCTCTTGACCTGACCGATGACCTGCAGAAGCGTGCAGCCGGACTCTCCGCTGACGCCAAGCAGAAAATCTCCCTCGGTCGCGGCCTGGTCCGCAGCGATGTGGCAGCGATCCTCTTTGACGAACCGCTGACCGTCATCGACCCCCACCTCAAGTGGGAACTGCGCCGCAAGCTCAAGGAAATCCACCAGGAATTCAAGCTCACCATGATCTACGTCACCCACGACCAGGTGGAGGCCATGACCTTCGCTGACAAAATCGTGGTCATGTACGAAGGCGAGATCGTGCAGATGGGTACCCCGGAAGAACTCTTCGAGACTCCGGAGCACACCTTTGTCGGTTACTTCATCGGTAGCCCGGGCATGAACTTCCTCGAATGTACCATCGACGGCTCCAAGGCCAAGGTAAAGGGTGCGGAAATCGAGCTCGAGCCCGAATACGCCAAGAAAGCCATCAAAACCGGCGGCAACCTCAAGATCGGTATCCGCCCCATGTACGTGGGATTGGAAAAGGACGAAGTCGCCGGCGGCGTAAAAGCCACAATTACCGGTGTCGAAGATCAGGGCTTCTGCAAGATCATCACCGTCAAATTCGGCGAGAACATGCTCAAAGCCCGCATCAAGGACGACCGCGAACTTCCTGAAGGCGAATGTTGGATCGTCTTCCCGCCGGAAAAAGTCAAAATCTACAGCGACGAACGTCTGGTGAAATAG
- a CDS encoding DUF2160 domain-containing protein: MNFEWMAWTPITAGFFITIVLILIGMTIWEIKSPCTERRGFLPMKTTRGDRLFIGLLGSAYIHLAWVGLTTFPVWVATVISVCFLVIIMRWG, from the coding sequence ATGAACTTCGAATGGATGGCATGGACCCCGATTACTGCCGGGTTCTTCATCACCATCGTCCTCATCCTCATTGGCATGACCATCTGGGAAATCAAGTCGCCCTGTACTGAGCGTCGCGGATTTCTGCCCATGAAAACTACCCGCGGAGACCGTCTTTTCATCGGTCTCCTCGGCAGCGCCTATATACACCTGGCCTGGGTTGGCCTCACCACCTTCCCTGTCTGGGTAGCAACGGTAATTTCCGTTTGTTTTCTTGTCATTATCATGCGTTGGGGGTAA